From Xenopus laevis strain J_2021 chromosome 7L, Xenopus_laevis_v10.1, whole genome shotgun sequence, one genomic window encodes:
- the ddost.L gene encoding dolichyl-diphosphooligosaccharide--protein glycosyltransferase 48 kDa subunit-like translates to MRLVGIERFPVMWSCQCRAGNMASLRLSVLVSLVSVSWLLLLVSGFRAGPRTLVLLENINLRETHSLFFRSLTDRGFDLSFKTADDPSLSLIKYGEFLYDNLIIFSPSVEDFGGNINIETISSFIDGGGSVLVAASSDIGDPLRELGSECGIEFDEDKTAVIDHHNYDISDPGQHTLIVADSETLLKAPTIVGKTPPNPILFRGVGMVADPDNPLVLDILTGSSTSYSFFPDKPITQYPHAVGKNTLLIAGLQARNNARVVFSGSLDFFSDAFFNSAVQKAASSSNRYAKTGNYELAVALSRWVFKEEGVLRVGEVSHHRVGESSPPSAYTVTDLVEYSIVIEKLSDGKWVPFDGEDIQLDFVRIDPFVRTFLKKNGGKYSVQFKLPDVYGVFQFKVDYNRLGYTHLYSATQVSVRPLQHTQYERFIPSAYPYYASAFSVMFGLFIFSIVFLHMKEKEKSD, encoded by the exons ATGCGATTGGTGGGAATTGAAAGGTTTCCGGTGATGTGGAGTTGTCAGTGCCGGGCGGGTAACATGGCTTCCCTCAGACTGTCTGTGCTCGTGTCGCTCGTGTCCGTCTcatggctgctgctgctggtgtcGGGCTTCCGCGCTGGGCCTCGCACTCTCGTCTTACTGGAGAACATCAACTTGCGGGAGACGCACTCTCTCTTCTTCCGCAGTCTCACCG ACAGAGGATTTGACCTGTCCTTCAAAACAGCTGATGATCCCAGCTTGTCCCTCATCAAGTACGGGGAGTTCTTGTACGACAATCTAATCATCTTTTCCCCCTCCGTTGAAG attttggggGGAACATCAATATCGAGACTATCAGCTCATTTATCGATGGAGGTGGAAGTGTGCTGGTGGCAGCAAGCTCGGATATCG GGGACCCTCTGCGGGAGCTGGGCAGCGAATGTGGCATTGAGTTTGATGAAGACAAAACAGCTGTGATTGACCATCATAACTACGATATCTCAGACCCGGGCCAG CACACACTTATTGTGGCCGACTCTGAGACTCTACTGAAGGCTCCAACGATTGTGGGAAAGACTCCTCCGAACCCCATTCTCTTCAGGGGTGTTGG CATGGTAGCTGATCCAGACAATCCTCTAGTACTGGACATTCTAACTGGGTCTTCCACTTCCTACTCCTTTTTCCCAGATAAGCCAATCACACAG TACCCACATGCTGTAGGAAAGAACACGCTCCTCATTGCAGGGCTGCAGGCCAGAAATAACGCCCGTGTTGTATTCAGCGGCTCCCTGGATTTCTTCAGTGATGCCTTTTTCAACTCTGCTGTACAGAAAGCAGCCTCCAGCTCCAACAG GTATGCCAAAACCGGCAACTATGAACTGGCTGTGGCCCTGTCCCGCTGGGTGTTTAAGGAAGAGGGAGTCCTGAGAGTTGGGGAAGTCTCCCATCACCGCGTAGGGGAATCCTCTCCTCCCAGTGCTTACACCGTCACCGACCTTGTG GAATACAGCATCGTGATTGAAAAGCTTTCTGATGGAAAGTGGGTGCCCTTCGATGGGGAGGATATCCAGCTGGACTTTGTCCGAATCGATCCATTCGTCAGGACCTTCTTGAAGAAAAATG GAGGGAAGTACAGTGTCCAGTTCAAGCTCCCAGATGTTTATGGTGTTTTCCAGTTCAAGGTGGATTATAACAGGCTGGGATATACTCACCTGTACTCGGCCACACAG GTATCTGTGCGCCCCCTCCAGCACACACAGTACGAGCGTTTCATCCCCTCGGCCTACCCATACTACGCCAGCGCCTTCTCCGTCATGTTCGGACTCTTTATATTCAGCATTGTCTTCCTACACATGAAGGAGAAGGAGAAATCTGACTAA